The nucleotide sequence CAGACCATGCAGATGTGGGGCATCGATGCCTGCCACATGACGCGACTCAGTTGGCAACGACTTCCTCCCGGCCAGCGCGTGGCTGGTGTCTTGAAAGCCTGGAAGTACGTCTATCTCCATCATCTTCGCCGCAAGAACATTGTTCAGACCGCAATTCGGATTGCCAAAATTTCGCTCCTGTGGTGCTGGATCGGACTCGAAACGGGAATCCGCCAGGTCCTGGGAATGGGTGCCCAGACGATTCGCTGCCGAGCCCTGACCGAGCCCTCGAAAGAGACCGTCCCCATGAATACTTCACGCGACAACGAAGTGAAGCAGGAGTCACTGAATGCCGCCTGAAGCCCTACGCGACACGCCCCACCCCGTCCGGGGACAGTCGGGGACCATTTCAATCGCCCTGTGTACGTACAACGGCGAACGATATCTGCCCTCCCAACTGAACAGCTACCTCTCCCAGTCACGCCTTCCCGACGAACTGGTTGTCGGTGATGATGGATCGACCGACTCAACAGCCCGACTGATCGAGGACTTCGCACGCGTCGCGCCGTTCCCCGTTCGGTTCTTCCAGAATCCACAGCGACTGGGTGTCGGAACAAACTTTGACCAGACCCTGCAGCGCTGTTCGGGTGAATTCATTGCGCTATCCGATCAGGACGATGAATGGAGACCAGACAAACTGGCGCGCCTAGCGGCATTGCTGGGGCAGCACCCGCAGGCAGGCTACGCGTGCTCCGATGCAGAGATGATCGGCAATGATGGCCAGCCGCAGCATCATCGGCTTTGGGAACAGTACCGCTGCACGCCGCACGAGTTTCTGCAGCAGGGCGACTCCAGCGCCCGCCACCTGCTGCTCCAATCCGACCGGATTCTCGGTGCGACGATGCTCTTGAGGGCCAACTGCATCCGCGCGCTGTCACCCATTCCTCAATCCTGGGTCCATGACCACTGGCTGTCCGTCATGTGTGAACTGATGGGCTATCATGGCGTTGCTTCACCAGAACTGTTGACCCGCTATCGTCTGCATCCCGGCCAGACATGCGGAGTGCGTCGGCCGGTCGGACGCTATCGCCAGAAGCGGCTCGGCTTTTCACGTCGGTGCGAACAGCGACTTCGACGGCGCGAACGCCTGTCGGACCTCCGCCTGTTTCTGGAAGAGCGGCTGATACCCGTTCATCCGGAACTGACGCGCTGGCAGCCCGTCATCGCCCAGGCCGAAGAACTTGCCGATCAAGCCATCTGGCGAGACAGTCTTCCCTGGTGGCGCCGAAAGCTCATCCGACTCCAGCAATGGTGGCAAGTCAAACCCACACCCTCACGCGTCCGATCGCATCACGGAACCGACCCAGCATGAAGCCGTTTGTCTCCATCATTGTCCCGCACTACCAGACGCCCGAACTGGCCAAGCTCTGCCTGCGCAGTATCAGAAAGTTTACCCACGACTACGACTATGAGGTGATCGTGGTGGACAACGCATCGAAGGGAGACGCCTCGCTCGACTACTTGCGCAGTGTCGAATGGATCCGACTGATTGAACGGACGGGAGAGATTGCGACCGGAAGCCTGGCCCATCGCGAGGCTGTCGCCATCGGATTTCAGGAAGCGCGCGCGCCGTTTGTGCTGACCGTTCATACGGACACCATCCCCATTCGGGAAGACTGGTTGAAGTTCCATCTCGACCCGATGCTGGCCGACGATTCAATTGCCGCCATTGGAACCGACAAGCTGGTGCTCCGTTCCCCCCTTCAGGAATCGCTGAGACAAGTCGAAGACGTGCTCACATGGTGGAAGCGGTTTCGGCCCGTGCGAAAGAACAATCGACAGCCCTACATCCGCAGCCATTGTGCGCTCTACCGTCGCCGCATCATGGATCAGCACGGGTTGACGTACACCGATCACGCTACCCTGACCGCCGGTCAGGGGTTGCACCACGACCTCGTCAGACTCGGTTATGAATGTCGCCTGCTCGACCCACGCGACGTCTCGCAACGGGTCGTTCATCTGAACCATGCGACTGAACTGCTGTTACCGGAACTGCAATCCGAAAGCCGGCTGCTGCACCTGTGGCGGGGAAAGTCACGTCTGCGTCGGTTCTTCCAGCAAGCAGCAATCCAGCAACTTCTCGAAGATGCCTCATTGGATAAAAATACGAACACACGGAAGTCACTGAAGGTCGCCAGTTGACACGGGCCACAGGGCCGGACTCGGCTGGGGACAAGGAAACATCGTTCGATTTTGGGAGCAGACCCGGCAGACGAAGTTCGCGGACCTGTGGCCTTTTCGCGGCACAATCCGCTATTGTAATCGTGCCTCACCTGATGAGGATGTTTCATGGAATGAAATGAGCCAGGTCAGGTCACCACGTTCCTGCAGAACCCGCTGCTGGACGCCCCGTGATGGATCTGACCACCACAAGGAAGTGCTCGCGTTATGCTTTCGCTGCGTCATCGACTTGAATATCTCGTCTTTCAGACATTCGTTTGTGTGATTGACTCCCTTTCACCTGCGGCGACCGCCTGGGTGGCAAGGGGCCTGGCGACAGTGATCCATTACGGGCTGCCCCGGAAATGGACGAGATACAAGGTCGCCTCTGAAAATCTCGTGCGCGCCTTCGGTGACCGCTATTCCGAGAAAGAGATCGAGAACCTCGTTTACGAGATGTGGGTTCATCTGTTCCGCACGATTGCCGAGACCGTACAGTGCCCCCGCAAGCTGCATCTGCACTCGTACCGGAAGATCGTCGACTTCGCCGACTTTACTCGCACCAATGAAGCGATCTGCTCGGGCCGGCGTGTGCTGATGCTCGGCGGCCACTTCGGAAACTGGGAGATTGGAACGGCCCTGTTCGGTCTATGGGGGTTCCCTATGGGAATCGTCGCGCGCGAGATGGATAACCCCTACCTGCATGACTGGTTCCGTCGCCAGCGGGAAAATACCGGTCACCGGATGCTGCTGAAATCGGGCGATTTCGATGAAATGGTGGCCCTCTTGTCCAAGGGAGGAAACCTGGGTCTGCTGTGCGATCAGGATGCCGGCCCGAGAGGCGTCTTCGTGGATTTCTTCGGCACGCCCGCTTCCACCTTCAAATCGATCGCACTGCTGGCGTTGGAGTACGACGCTCTGGTGATGGTCGGCTATTCGATTCGGCTGAAGGACGAACCGGGCAGTCAGCCCTGGTCCCGCTTTGAAGTCGGTTGCGAAGCCGTTATCGACCCGCGTGAACTGAACACCGATGACCCTGTGGGTGAAATTACGCAGCAATTCACCTCCGCACTGGAACGGGCAATCCGGCGAGCCCCCGAACAATATTTCTGGATCCATCGCCGCTGGAAAAGCGAACCTCGCTCGAATAAGCGAGCGAAACCCATGCAACAGCGTCTGGCTGGCTGAGTCCTGCCGGAATCATTCGACTTATCCAAGAGGTCATCTCACCTGTCGAGCACTGCGGGCGAGACCATTACGAAAGAAAGTTAGGAACAGACCGAATTCAGGTTGAGATACCGGCAGAACCTGCCGAGAGCCGTACCGATTCGGGAAAGCCGCCTGTTCCTGTTTCGTCGTTAAAATTATTATTCTCCCACGACTGACAGGTTGGCACCACGATTGAAGTTTGCGTCTGTATTGGTCGAAGTTGAAAAAACGCGTTCGCGAAACGATTCGACAATTTATGGGAGCCAGCCATGGATCGGCGGCAGTTCTTTCACCAATTCAGTATCTCGCTTGCGAGTCTCGTCGCAGTGACCTCGATCGGTTGCAAGGGGACTCAATACGCTCATGTGCTCAGCCCCACCGACACCAACATGGTCGGAAGCCATACTGCGGGTGCAGAGACATGGGAGCCACTGATTCAGCAATCCGTCGGTCAACTGCTTGCTCGTGAGCAAAGCTCTGTCACACTGACCTCACACACCGGCGAGCCCTGCAAGAAGCGCATCTGTTTCATGCACGTGGATAATCGCAGCTCGGAAGAGATCGGTGACTTTGGTGATCAGATCTATCAAAAAATCGACACGATTATTAACGGATCAGAAACGTTTGAACTGGTCAATATCCGTGCGGTGAAAGCAGCCCTTCAGCAGGCAAATCTGCGTCCTGATGACCTCTATACTCCCAGTGCGCGACGGAAACTGGCCGGGGTGATGGAGCAGGAACGCGAGCCGATCGACTACTTTCTGTACGCGACGATTACCTCGGGCACGACGCGCAGCAATGGCAAGGACTACCAGCGCGACTACCTGTTGACGCTGGAACTGGTCAACTTCGAAACCGGTCATACAGAAAAAGAATCGGCCGAATTGCGCAAGGGATACCATAAGTCCAAACTTGGTAAACTTCGGAACTATGGACAGGGTTGAGACGAGCATTGGTAACCCCGTCCAACCCCGAGTCCATTCGTCTGAAATTGGACGAGAGACTTCATTCCGGATCCGATGACGTTGACGAAGTGACACAGAGGGGGAGCAGTAGACTCTCCCCCACGTCTCACCGTGAACGAAGGCCGGGAGTCGAATCTGCCGAGGTCGACATGAACATTCCATCGCCTGAATGTCGCAGCGCTGTTGCAAGCGGTTCGAAGCGACGGGCGTTTTCCTGCTGCTCGCGGATTGCCGTGCTGCTGCTGCTGTTCAACTGCGGTTGCAGTACGCATTTTGACCGACTTCAACCGATCCGGACCGCTTTCTTCGACGGCAATCTGCCGATGGCGCAAGAAGCCCTCGCCAAAGAACTCAAGAAGCGGAAGGGCGAGCAGGATGTCCTGATGCTGGATCAGGCTGTCATCGAACTCGCTTCAGGCCGCCCCAAAGATGCAGAACGAATCCTGCGCCAGGTTCGCGACCGCTTTGATGAACTTGAGGGGATCGACGCGGGTAAGGAAGTCGCCTCGATGCTGACGGACGATCAGGTGCGTCCCTATGCCGGGGAAGACTATGAGAAGGTGCTGATCCGCGCGATGCTCTCGCTCTCGAACCTGATGTCGGGCGGGGGTGATGCCGGTGCTTACGCGCTGCAGATGGTGGATAAACAACAGCAGATCATGCTGGCCGTAGAGGAAAAGTATAAAGAAGAAGATCAGTCCGCCGTACTCGCTTACAAGCAGGTGGCACTAGGTCCGTATATCCGCGGAATGCTCGCCGAGGAATCTCCGCTGACACTCAATGATGCGTTACGGGCACGGGTGCAAGTCGCAAAATGGGAACCGAATTTCCGCGACGCCAAGGTCGATATTCACCGCTGCGAGCACGAAGTTGCCATGCATAGCGGGCATGGTGCCCTGTATGTCTTCGCACTGGTCGGCCGAGGCCCGATCAAGCAGGAAACGGCCGAGGTTCCGACGCAGGCGGCGTTACTCGTGGCAGATCGAATCTTCGACGCACTGGGAAAACGGAACGTGACCCCGACGCTCGCCCCTGTCAAGATTCCCCGCGTCATCAACTTTGTTCCCGTGGCCGACTGTGTCTCGGTTCAGATCAATGGCGAAATGGCCGGAAAGACGGCCACACTGGTCGACATCGGAGAAATGGCCGTGCAACAGCAGCAGGCTCATTTTCCTGCGATCATCGGACGAGCCGTGGCCCGCCGCGTCATCAAGAAAGGCATCCTGTACGGTGCTCAGGAGATGGCCGATGTTCAGAAAGGTTCGCTCCTCAGCCTTGGCGTCCTCGCTGCGGGCGTCGCCTGGGAAGCGACGGAGTCGGCCGATACGCGATGCTGGGGGCTGTTGCCCGACACGATTCAGGTTTTCCGGGT is from Schlesneria sp. DSM 10557 and encodes:
- a CDS encoding glycosyltransferase family 2 protein, whose protein sequence is MKPFVSIIVPHYQTPELAKLCLRSIRKFTHDYDYEVIVVDNASKGDASLDYLRSVEWIRLIERTGEIATGSLAHREAVAIGFQEARAPFVLTVHTDTIPIREDWLKFHLDPMLADDSIAAIGTDKLVLRSPLQESLRQVEDVLTWWKRFRPVRKNNRQPYIRSHCALYRRRIMDQHGLTYTDHATLTAGQGLHHDLVRLGYECRLLDPRDVSQRVVHLNHATELLLPELQSESRLLHLWRGKSRLRRFFQQAAIQQLLEDASLDKNTNTRKSLKVAS
- a CDS encoding glycosyltransferase — translated: MPPEALRDTPHPVRGQSGTISIALCTYNGERYLPSQLNSYLSQSRLPDELVVGDDGSTDSTARLIEDFARVAPFPVRFFQNPQRLGVGTNFDQTLQRCSGEFIALSDQDDEWRPDKLARLAALLGQHPQAGYACSDAEMIGNDGQPQHHRLWEQYRCTPHEFLQQGDSSARHLLLQSDRILGATMLLRANCIRALSPIPQSWVHDHWLSVMCELMGYHGVASPELLTRYRLHPGQTCGVRRPVGRYRQKRLGFSRRCEQRLRRRERLSDLRLFLEERLIPVHPELTRWQPVIAQAEELADQAIWRDSLPWWRRKLIRLQQWWQVKPTPSRVRSHHGTDPA
- a CDS encoding COG3014 family protein, producing MNIPSPECRSAVASGSKRRAFSCCSRIAVLLLLFNCGCSTHFDRLQPIRTAFFDGNLPMAQEALAKELKKRKGEQDVLMLDQAVIELASGRPKDAERILRQVRDRFDELEGIDAGKEVASMLTDDQVRPYAGEDYEKVLIRAMLSLSNLMSGGGDAGAYALQMVDKQQQIMLAVEEKYKEEDQSAVLAYKQVALGPYIRGMLAEESPLTLNDALRARVQVAKWEPNFRDAKVDIHRCEHEVAMHSGHGALYVFALVGRGPIKQETAEVPTQAALLVADRIFDALGKRNVTPTLAPVKIPRVINFVPVADCVSVQINGEMAGKTATLVDIGEMAVQQQQAHFPAIIGRAVARRVIKKGILYGAQEMADVQKGSLLSLGVLAAGVAWEATESADTRCWGLLPDTIQVFRVELPVGEHTITLRPSQRQGDFGTPAQTKVTIREGRHTYLLGNLPASRFVGELLTSSREYDEE
- a CDS encoding penicillin-binding protein activator LpoB encodes the protein MDRRQFFHQFSISLASLVAVTSIGCKGTQYAHVLSPTDTNMVGSHTAGAETWEPLIQQSVGQLLAREQSSVTLTSHTGEPCKKRICFMHVDNRSSEEIGDFGDQIYQKIDTIINGSETFELVNIRAVKAALQQANLRPDDLYTPSARRKLAGVMEQEREPIDYFLYATITSGTTRSNGKDYQRDYLLTLELVNFETGHTEKESAELRKGYHKSKLGKLRNYGQG
- a CDS encoding lysophospholipid acyltransferase family protein — encoded protein: MLSLRHRLEYLVFQTFVCVIDSLSPAATAWVARGLATVIHYGLPRKWTRYKVASENLVRAFGDRYSEKEIENLVYEMWVHLFRTIAETVQCPRKLHLHSYRKIVDFADFTRTNEAICSGRRVLMLGGHFGNWEIGTALFGLWGFPMGIVAREMDNPYLHDWFRRQRENTGHRMLLKSGDFDEMVALLSKGGNLGLLCDQDAGPRGVFVDFFGTPASTFKSIALLALEYDALVMVGYSIRLKDEPGSQPWSRFEVGCEAVIDPRELNTDDPVGEITQQFTSALERAIRRAPEQYFWIHRRWKSEPRSNKRAKPMQQRLAG